Genomic window (Wenzhouxiangella marina):
CGAAGCATGAGCGACTCGATCACCCTGACCCGCCCCGATGACTGGCACCTGCACGTGCGCGACGGCGCCATGCTCGCCTCCGTCGTGCCCGACACGGCGCGCCAGTTCGCCCGCGCGATCATCATGCCGAACCTGAAGCCACCGGTGACGACGGTGGAACAGGCCGTGGCCTACCGCGACCGGATCGTTGCGGTGCTGGACGAGGAGACGGACTTCGAGCCGCTGATGACCCTGTACCTCACCGAGTCGACCACGCCGGAAGAGATCCATCGCGCCGCCGAGCACCCCTTCGTCCATGCGGTGAAGTACTACCCGGCCGGTGCGACGACCAATGCCGACTCGGGCGTGACGGATCTGAAGAAGGTCGATCATGTCCTTGCCGCCATGGAAGAAGTCGGCCTGCCCCTGCTGATGCACGGCGAGGTCACGGATCACGAGATCGACATCTTCGACCGCGAAGCCGAGTTCATCGACCGCGAGCTCGAGCGCCTCGTCGACCGCTTCCCCAAGCTGCCGATGGTGTTGGAACACATCACCACCGAAGCCGCCGCGGACTTCGTCCGCTCTGGCCCGGACAATCTGGCCGCCACGATCACGGTCCATCACCTGCTGCTCAACCGCAACGCCATCTTCGAGGGCGGCCTGCGCCCGCACCACTACTGCCTGCCGGTGCTCAAACGCGAGCAGAACCGCCAGGCCCTGGTGGCGGCGGCCACCAGCGGCAGCCCGAAGTTCTTCCTGGGCACGGACTCCGCCCCGCACCCGAAGGCGGCGAAGGAATCGGACTGCGGCTGTGCCGGCATCTACACGG
Coding sequences:
- the pyrC gene encoding dihydroorotase → MSDSITLTRPDDWHLHVRDGAMLASVVPDTARQFARAIIMPNLKPPVTTVEQAVAYRDRIVAVLDEETDFEPLMTLYLTESTTPEEIHRAAEHPFVHAVKYYPAGATTNADSGVTDLKKVDHVLAAMEEVGLPLLMHGEVTDHEIDIFDREAEFIDRELERLVDRFPKLPMVLEHITTEAAADFVRSGPDNLAATITVHHLLLNRNAIFEGGLRPHHYCLPVLKREQNRQALVAAATSGSPKFFLGTDSAPHPKAAKESDCGCAGIYTALHAMPLYAEAFEDAGALGKLEGFASHFGADFYRLPRNGDTITLERADEAIPDEVDFGGQPGVPLRAGGRTRWRVK